Proteins encoded together in one Riemerella anatipestifer window:
- a CDS encoding DUF6706 family protein, whose protein sequence is MTIGEYIKEKLNLWSVSYSDALISAELSKLDLQMESEYNNETASKLDLFFYNLLPEMLLLPNSVSEGGYSISFDKKAVEGYYQMLCEKLGKPNLLPKPTIKDISNQW, encoded by the coding sequence ATGACTATCGGGGAGTATATCAAAGAGAAACTAAATTTATGGTCGGTGTCTTACTCTGACGCCTTAATTAGTGCAGAATTATCAAAGTTAGACTTGCAAATGGAAAGCGAGTATAACAATGAAACAGCCTCTAAATTAGATTTGTTTTTCTACAATTTACTCCCCGAAATGTTATTGCTCCCAAACAGCGTTAGTGAGGGCGGATACTCTATATCTTTTGATAAAAAAGCAGTAGAGGGCTATTATCAAATGCTATGTGAGAAACTGGGGAAGCCTAATCTTTTGCCTAAACCAACAATTAAGGACATTTCTAACCAATGGTAA